The following are encoded together in the Drosophila sechellia strain sech25 chromosome 3R, ASM438219v1, whole genome shotgun sequence genome:
- the LOC6616887 gene encoding uncharacterized protein LOC6616887 isoform X2 translates to MLQYLLVCFVLLFRRRTEGSLCATKFIVRVPRDKDIGLIFDLTVTNRIRSDKRETLDFNVVSNGECTVNTTHGEQVHGMGRIYGGDFGSVEPGKSETVSLVWPTVSLYNRVGSCPILISATSAHATDAVATARQLLHFDTRFETLDPQTNKLRRRKDYKNCRNWDKDYLRNCTPLNCEERYFGKRSYFNKETEQCESVTDCSGPGEYYDIFSNERVDPGNFVSEEELDLIKQGKFDFNFLDLRGPPSLHEQKANKALPYKKNNRKLTRPTRHFVHSKHEKSDDCDNSRKLTLADFNDCFQHLQDGQPRPLVVEPTIEKKIKKKSPFEVPMLTQLYYDWYLPLRSDNWGEDGKIGAIGDPSPQNVSSGSEPLITWIGKLDWRGWLFLILRGSFFILLLIVFQVFATLTAYFIVCLFVYGFMELYGFWTSDDAPEIFMLDSSSQSTAFNLVTTESLMSHR, encoded by the exons ATGTTACAATACCTGCTGGTTTGCTTCGTTCTGCTCTTCAGACGCCGCACCGAAGGCAGCCTGTGTGCCACAAAGTTCATAGTGCGCGTGCCTCGCGACAAGGACATTGGCTTGATCTTCG ATCTGACCGTCACCAATCGCATCAGGAGTGACAAAAGGGAGACGCTGGACTTCAATGTCGTCTCGAATGGGGAATGCACTGTGAACACGACCCATGGGGAGCAGGTGCACGGGATGGGAAGGATCTATGGCGGGGATTTCGGTTCCGTCGAACCGGGCAAGAGTGAAACTGTCTCCCTGGTCTGGCCCACTGTG TCTCTGTACAATCGAGTGGGCAGCTGCCCCATTCTGATCTCAGCCACGAGTGCCCACGCTACGGATGCAGTGGCAACCGCAAGGCAGCTGCTGCACTTCGACACCCGCTTCGAGACACTGGATCCGCAGACCAACAAGCTGCGCCGGCGGAAGGATTACAAGAACTGCCGCAACTGGGACAAGGATTACCTGCGCAACTGCACACCGCTGAACTGCGAGGAGCGATACTTTGGGAAACGTAGCTATTTCAACAAGGAAACGGAACAGTGCGAATCGGTAACTGATTGCTCGGGTCCAGGCGAGTACTATGACATCTTCAGCAACGAGCGCGTCGATCCTGGCAATTTCGTGTCCGAGGAGGAGCTGGACCTCATTAAGCAAGGGAAGTTCGACTTCAATTTTTTGGATTTGCGGGGGCCACCATCG CTGCATGAGCAAAAAGCCAACAAGGCGCTTCCTTACAAGAAAAATAACAGGAAACTAACCAGACCAACAAGGCACTTTGTCCATTCCAAGCATGAGAAGTCAGATGATTGCGACAATTCGCGTAAGCTAACCCTGGCCGACTTTAACGACTGCTTTCAGCATTTGCAGGATGGTCAGCCCAGGCCGCTCGTAGTTGAACCCACAATCGAGaagaaaatcaagaaaaaGTCGCCATTCGAGGTGCCCATGCTAACACAGCTCTATTACGACTGGTATCTTCCTTTAAGGAGCGATAACTGGGGCGAAGACGGAAAAATCGGTGCCATAGGTGATCCCAGTCCACAAAATGTATCATCGGGATCGGAACCCCTCATCACGTGGATCGGCAAGCTGGATTGGAGGGGCTGGTTGTTCCTGATTCTCAGAGGAAGCTTTTTC ATCTTATTGCTAATTGTGTTTCAGGTTTTCGCCACTCTGACGGCCTATTTTATAGTGTGCCTATTTGTCTATGGATTCATGGAACTGTATGGCTTTTGGACTAGTGACGATGCACCCGAGATTTTTATGTTAGACTCCAGTTCTCAATCCACAGCCTTTAATCTCGTGACCACAGAAAGTTTGATGTCACATCGATAA
- the LOC6616887 gene encoding uncharacterized protein LOC6616887 isoform X1 produces the protein MLQYLLVCFVLLFRRRTEGSLCATKFIVRVPRDKDIGLIFDLTVTNRIRSDKRETLDFNVVSNGECTVNTTHGEQVHGMGRIYGGDFGSVEPGKSETVSLVWPTVSLYNRVGSCPILISATSAHATDAVATARQLLHFDTRFETLDPQTNKLRRRKDYKNCRNWDKDYLRNCTPLNCEERYFGKRSYFNKETEQCESVTDCSGPGEYYDIFSNERVDPGNFVSEEELDLIKQGKFDFNFLDLRGPPSLHEQKANKALPYKKNNRKLTRPTRHFVHSKHEKSDDCDNSRKLTLADFNDCFQHLQDGQPRPLVVEPTIEKKIKKKSPFEVPMLTQLYYDWYLPLRSDNWGEDGKIGAIGDPSPQNVSSGSEPLITWIGKLDWRGWLFLILRGSFFVSL, from the exons ATGTTACAATACCTGCTGGTTTGCTTCGTTCTGCTCTTCAGACGCCGCACCGAAGGCAGCCTGTGTGCCACAAAGTTCATAGTGCGCGTGCCTCGCGACAAGGACATTGGCTTGATCTTCG ATCTGACCGTCACCAATCGCATCAGGAGTGACAAAAGGGAGACGCTGGACTTCAATGTCGTCTCGAATGGGGAATGCACTGTGAACACGACCCATGGGGAGCAGGTGCACGGGATGGGAAGGATCTATGGCGGGGATTTCGGTTCCGTCGAACCGGGCAAGAGTGAAACTGTCTCCCTGGTCTGGCCCACTGTG TCTCTGTACAATCGAGTGGGCAGCTGCCCCATTCTGATCTCAGCCACGAGTGCCCACGCTACGGATGCAGTGGCAACCGCAAGGCAGCTGCTGCACTTCGACACCCGCTTCGAGACACTGGATCCGCAGACCAACAAGCTGCGCCGGCGGAAGGATTACAAGAACTGCCGCAACTGGGACAAGGATTACCTGCGCAACTGCACACCGCTGAACTGCGAGGAGCGATACTTTGGGAAACGTAGCTATTTCAACAAGGAAACGGAACAGTGCGAATCGGTAACTGATTGCTCGGGTCCAGGCGAGTACTATGACATCTTCAGCAACGAGCGCGTCGATCCTGGCAATTTCGTGTCCGAGGAGGAGCTGGACCTCATTAAGCAAGGGAAGTTCGACTTCAATTTTTTGGATTTGCGGGGGCCACCATCG CTGCATGAGCAAAAAGCCAACAAGGCGCTTCCTTACAAGAAAAATAACAGGAAACTAACCAGACCAACAAGGCACTTTGTCCATTCCAAGCATGAGAAGTCAGATGATTGCGACAATTCGCGTAAGCTAACCCTGGCCGACTTTAACGACTGCTTTCAGCATTTGCAGGATGGTCAGCCCAGGCCGCTCGTAGTTGAACCCACAATCGAGaagaaaatcaagaaaaaGTCGCCATTCGAGGTGCCCATGCTAACACAGCTCTATTACGACTGGTATCTTCCTTTAAGGAGCGATAACTGGGGCGAAGACGGAAAAATCGGTGCCATAGGTGATCCCAGTCCACAAAATGTATCATCGGGATCGGAACCCCTCATCACGTGGATCGGCAAGCTGGATTGGAGGGGCTGGTTGTTCCTGATTCTCAGAGGAAGCTTTTTCGTGAGTTTGTGA